A DNA window from Coffea arabica cultivar ET-39 chromosome 6c, Coffea Arabica ET-39 HiFi, whole genome shotgun sequence contains the following coding sequences:
- the LOC140008394 gene encoding uncharacterized protein, with amino-acid sequence MEVSNSSSDVHAMVKTVVVKTLVAETLLAAQRSLVWLLLLTGSLLKGVDDLSPSFLADKGFPMEELHKKKRPEPDNKDASDTDDDEEEEDDDDQDDDDAGDEDFSGDEGGEDDEEGDPEDDPEANGNGGSDDEDGDDDDGDDDEDEDDEEDEEEEDEDEEEQPPAKKRK; translated from the exons ATGGAGGTCAGCAACTCCAGCTCTGATGTTCATGCTATGGTGAAAACAGTAGTGGTCAAGACTCTGGTGGCTGAGACCCTTTTGGCTGCTCAGAGATCTCTTGTTTGGCTTCTTTTGCTG ACAGGATCTCTGCTGAAGGGTGTTGATGATTTATCCCCATCTTTCTTAGCTGATAAAGG GTTCCCTATGGAAGAGCTTCATAAAAAGAAGCGGCCAGAACCTGACAATAAAGATGCTAGTGACacagatgatgatgaagaagaagaagatgatgatgatcaggatgatgatgatgcaggTGATGAGGATTTCTCAGGTGACGAGGGTggagaagatgatgaagaagggGATCCTGAGGACGATCCCGAGGCTAATGGTAACGGTGGCAGTGATGACGAGGACGGAGACGATGATGAcggtgatgatgatgaggatgaggatgacgaggaagatgaagaagaggaagatgaagatgaagaagaacaaCCCCCTGCTAAGAAGAGAAAGTAA
- the LOC113693611 gene encoding triphosphate tunnel metalloenzyme 3: MEVEVKLRLPDSAAHRKVLSLLSPFHTKTHHQRNSFYDGAAGELSSRRAVLRLRFYENSQPLKCFICLKAKAVIVDGVSRVEEDEEEVDFEVGLQCLEDATKLVDVDSRVARRAREEFGVKAGFVGLGGFRNVRNVYEWNGVKLEVDETVYDFGTCYEIECESSEPEKVKGMIEEFLKENEIEYSYSQVSKFATFRSGKLPQ, from the coding sequence ATGGAGGTCGAAGTAAAGCTTAGATTACCAGATTCGGCCGCACACCGGAAGGTCCTTTCCTTACTTTCCCCCTTCCACACCAAAACCCACCACCAAAGGAACTCGTTCTACGACGGCGCTGCTGGCGAGCTGAGTTCTCGCCGGGCAGTTCTCCGCCTCCGATTCTACGAGAACTCTCAACCCCTCAAATGTTTCATCTGCCTAAAGGCAAAAGCTGTGATCGTCGATGGCGTTAGCCGGGTCGAGGAGGACGAAGAAGAAGTGGATTTCGAGGTGGGTTTGCAGTGTTTGGAAGATGCAACCAAGTTAGTCGATGTAGATTCCCGGGTGGCGAGGAGGGCTCGCGAGGAGTTTGGTGTGAAGGCGGGATTTGTGGGGTTGGGGGGCTTTAGGAATGTGAGAAATGTGTACGAGTGGAATGGGGTGAAATTGGAAGTGGATGAGACGGTTTATGATTTTGGGACTTGCTATGAGATCGAATGCGAGAGTTCAGAGCCAGAAAAAGTTAAGGGGATGATCGAAGAGTTCTTGAAGGAGAATGAGATTGAGTACTCATATTCGCAGGTGTCAAAGTTTGCGACTTTTCGGTCTGGAAAGTTGCCTCAGTAA
- the LOC140007971 gene encoding uncharacterized protein, translated as MAKENNSSAMDVDNQNSESVDQINSPRFSINVLQLLKSAQMQHGLRFGDYARYRRYCTARLRRLYKSLKFTHGRGKYSKRAITASMVTEVRYLHVVLYTAERAWSHAMEKKTLPDGPNARQRGYLIGRLRKAVKWATLFQDLCSIKGDSRTSLEAEVC; from the exons atggccaaagagaacaactcctccgctatggatgtggacaaccagaattcggaatccgttgatcagattaatagccctaggttctctatcaatg ttttacagctcttgaaatccgctcagatgcagcatggattgcggtttggcgattacgctcgttaccg gaggtactgtactgctcggctcaggagattgtacaagtcgttgaaattcacgcatggccgtggtaaatatagtaaaagggcgattacagcttctatggtcactgaagtgag gtatcttcatgtggttctttatacagcagaaagagcttggagccatgctatggaaaagaaaacgctgccagatggtccaaatgcacgtcagcgtggctatctgattggtaggctgcgaaaagcagtcaaatgggctactttgtttcaagacttgtgttccattaagggagattctaggacatctttggaagcagaggtgtgctga
- the LOC140008395 gene encoding uncharacterized protein yields MEELHKKKRPEPDNKDASDTDDDEEEEDDDDQDDDDAGDEDFSGDEGGEDDEEGDPEDDPEANGNGGSDDEDGDDDDGDDDEDEDDEEDEEEEDEDEEEQPPAKKRK; encoded by the coding sequence ATGGAAGAGCTTCATAAAAAGAAGCGGCCAGAACCTGACAATAAAGATGCTAGTGACacagatgatgatgaagaagaagaagatgatgatgatcaggatgatgatgatgcaggTGATGAGGATTTCTCAGGTGACGAGGGTggagaagatgatgaagaagggGATCCTGAGGACGATCCCGAGGCTAATGGTAACGGTGGCAGTGATGACGAGGACGGAGACGATGATGAcggtgatgatgatgaggatgaggatgacgaggaagatgaagaagaggaagatgaagatgaagaagaacaaCCCCCTGCTAAGAAGAGAAAGTAA